The following is a genomic window from Streptomyces chrestomyceticus JCM 4735.
CGAAACCAAGGCCCTGCTGAGGGGCGCCGCCTCCCGTACGTACGAGGAGCAGCGGGCCGCCGAACGCGCCGCGCAGGCACGCCGGCTGCGGGACCTGGCGGGTCTGGGCGAGTAGCGGCGCACCGGGCCGCTCAGGGGGTGGCGGGCGGTTCGAGGGCGGCGACGAGCACCGCGACCGTGGGCCGTTTTCCGCCGCCCGCCGACGGCCCGCTGCCCGTCGGCTGCCTGCCGTCCGCCGACTGTCCTGCGCCCGCCGTCTGCCCCGCAGCCGCCGCCTTCCCGACCGCGTCGCGCACCTCCCGCGCCACATCCAGCGTCCGCCGGTCCGCCGCGACGGCCAGTTGGACGAGTACGTGCCCGTCCTCCTCGCGCACCGGCCGGGACAGCGCCCCCAAGGCCGATACGAGCCGCACGGCCCCCGGGACACGCAGCACGGCCGCCTCCAGAGGACCGGCATCGTCGGCGGTGGCCCCGCCCCCGCCCGGCGCGCCGCCGGGGAAGGGGGAAGCGTCGTCGCCCTGGCCGCCGCCCGCTCCCTCTTCCTCCTCGTCGAGCAGGTCCGTGACCCGCACATCGACGACGGACACCTCCAGCCCCAGCCGCTCCGCCGCACACGCCAGCAGCGCTTCCCGCAGCAGGCCCGCGGAGGCCGGAACCGGACGTCCGGCCGTGGCCGCGACGTCCGCCTCGATCAGCAGTGGCCCCGGCGGCAGCGCGCTCGGCGGCGGCGGAACCGCCGCTTCCGGCGCGGCGTCCGCGTCCGCCAAGGACAGCCGGAGCGTACCGATCCGCAGTCCCGGCAGCGCGTCACCCGCCTGCCGCAGCACTCCGGCGGCCGCCCGTTCGGCGATCCACGCCCCGTCCGCCGGGCCGCCCAGCGGCAGCAGCCGGCCGAGTCCGAGCTGCCGCCGTACCGCCGTCACCAACTGGTCACCGGCCACCGGCCGTCACCTCTTTCCCGAACAGTCCTTCCACCTTGCCGCACACCCGGCCGCGCGGCAGGGCCACGTACACGAATGGCGGCATCCGGACCACCCCGCTGCCGCATCCCCGCAGCGGGCCGGGGGAAGCCGTCCTACTGTGGAAATCGGAGCGGCTTGCAGCTCCGACCCCTCGGAAAGGGACGATCGGCGATGACCGAGAGCGCACAAGGTAACCGGCCCGAGCCGCGGACCGGAGAGTCGCAGGGCAAGACGCTGGGAGCCAAGCGGGGCGGCGGCGACCCCGCGACCCGCGGGCGTACCACCATCGCCGACGGCGTCGTGGAGAAGATCGCCGGAATGGCGGCCCGCGACGTCGTGGGCGTGCACGCGATGGGCAGCGGCTTCGCCCGCACGCTCGGCGCGGTGCGGGACCGGGTCCCCGGCGGCAGCAAGTCGGTGACCCGCGGTGTGAAGGCCGAGGTCGGCGAGGTGCAGACCGCGCTGGACCTGGAGATCGTCGTCGAGTACGGCGTCTCCATCGCGGACCTCGCGCGGGCCGTACGGGAGAACGTCATCTCCGCCGTGGAGCGGATGACGGGCCTGGAGGTCGTCGAGGTCAACATCGCGGTCAGCGACGTGAAGCTGCCCGACGACGAGGAGGACGAGGACGACGAGGAGCCGCGCCTCCAGTAGGGCGGTCCGGTTCCGACAGAGACAGCGCCGGGGCTCCGCTCCGCAGGACCCGGCCGGGGTGGTAGCGAAGGGAAGCGCGTAGATGAGCATGGCCGTGGTCGGTCTGTTGGCCGGAATGGCGCTGGGCTTCGCCGGATACTTCGGCGGTTTCGGGGCCTTCGTGCTGGTGGCGGCGCTGGGCGCCATCGGATTCATCGTCGGGAAGTTCGTGGACGGAGACCTGGAGGCCGGAGAGTTCTTCCGGACCCGTACGGGCGACCGCGACGGCCGGCGGAGGTGACGCCCGGTGGCGACCGTGTCTCCCGCGGCCGCGGCACCCGGCGCCGCCCAGCCGGCCGTACCGGCCGGTGAACGAGGTGCCACGAAGATCGCGGACCGGGTCGTGGCCAAGATCGCCGCGCAGGCCGCCCGCGAGGCGCTGCGTGACGCGTCCACGGCACACACCGACGCCCACGCGTCGGTGACGGTGCGCCGGCGCGAGGGACGGCGGGACTTCGGCGAGGCCCGGGTACGGGTCGCCGTCGAACTGGGCTACCCCTCCGACATCGGCGCCCAGTGCGGCGCCGTACGGCGGCAGGTCACCCAGCGGGTCCGCGAACTGGCCGGCATGTCGGTGCCCGAGGTCGCCGTCCAGATCGAACGGCTGCACGCGCCCCAGATGGAGCGGTCGGGCCGGGGGAGGGTGCGATGAACGACGACGATCCCGATCTGCGGCAGACGCAGCGGCTGCCCGCCCTCGACAAGTCGGCGGGCGCCACGGCGGTCCCGCCCGGCCGGGGCGGCTCCGGCGCACCTTCCGGCCACGGCCAGGACCATGCCCGTACTCCGGGCGGTCCGGACGGTTCCGGCTCTGCCGACGGCCCCGGGCACACCGGCCCGGGGCACACCGGCCCGGCGGACAGCGGCCAGACCCCCCGCGAGGAGACCGACGGCGGCGGCCGGGCCCGGCGCTTCTGGGCGGCCCGGCGCGTACCGTCCACGCTGGTGGCGCTCGTCGTGCTCGGCGCCGCCGGACTGCTGCTGTACGACGTGGCCGCGGTACGCGCCGACCGCCCCGCGATGGCCTGGCGCAAGCGCCTCGCCACCGAGCTGGCGACCCGTCACCTGGACGACGTCTGGGTCCTCGCGGGCGCCGCGGTGGCCGTGGCCCTCGGCGTCTGGCTGCTGGTGCTCGCGCTGACCCCCGGACTGCGCGGCGTGCTGCCGATGCGGCGTACGACACCGGACGTACGCGGCGGCCTGGACCGCGCCGCGGCCGCGCTGGTGCTGCGCGACCGGGCCATGGAGGTGCCGGGCGTGCAGTCCGTACGGGTCGCCGTCGGCCGCCGCAAGGCCAAGGCACGCGCGGTCTCGCACTTCCGCGAACTGGACGAGGTACGGAGCGACCTGAACACGGCACTCGGCGACGGACTGCGGCAACTGGGCCTCGCCCGGCGGCCCGCGCTGTCCGTACGGGTGCGCCGGTCGGCGAAGAGGTGAGCACGGCGATGCACAAGGTCCTGCGAACGGTCAACCGGGTGCTGCTGGCCCTGACGGGCCTGGTCCTGATCGTCGTCGGCGGCACGGTACTGCTCGGCGGCTTCGACGTGCCGCGCAAGGCCGGCTTCGACCTGCCGACCGGTGGGCGCTGGTCCCGGCCCGACGAGGTGCTGCTGCGCGAGCCGGACCGGACGCGCTGGACGGACAGCGGCTGGTGGTGGCCGGTGGTGATCGCGGCGCTGGCCGTGCTCGTCCTGCTGGCGCTGTGGTGGCTGCTGTCCCAGTTCCGGCGGCACCGGCTGCGCGAGATCCTCGTGGACAGCGGCGACGGCGAGGGCGCCCAGTTGCGCGGCCGGGCGATGGAGAACGTCCTGACGGCCGAGTCCGAGTCGCTGGACGGGGTCGACCGGGCCCGCGTCCACCTGACCGGCCGCCGCACGGAACCACGGCTACGGGCCGGTCTGGCCCTCGCCCCGCACGCGGAGCCCTGCGCCGTGGTCGCCCGCCTCTCCTCGGAGGCGATCCACCACGCCCGCACCTCGGCGGGCCTGGAACGGCTGCCCGCCGAGGTACGGCTGCGCGCGGTCAAGCACCGGGCCGAGCGGGTGAGTTAGCGAGGCGGTCGGTGACGTCGATGTAGGGCGCCGGTGGACGCACCGGTACGGAGAGCCGTGCGTGAGGGCTCCTCCCCACGGCTCTCCGCCCCTCAGAACCCCCGCCGCGCCCCGCCGTCCACCGGCACCATCACACCCGTCACGTACGACGCCGCCGGCGACAGCAGGAACGCCGTGGTGCGGCCGAACTCCTCCGGTTCGCCGTAGCGGCGCAGGGGGATGGAAGCGCTGTTGCGGGCGCGGGACTCCTCCGGGGCACCGGACAGGGCGTCCAGTTGGGTCATCCGGTCCGTGGCGATGCGGCCCGGCAGGACGCCGAAGACGCGGATGCCGCGGGGGCCCAGTTCGTCGGCGAGGGACTTGGCGTAGCCCGCGAGGCCGGGGCGCAGGCCGTTGGAGATGGCCAGGCCGGCGATGGGCTCGTGGACCGAGCCGGACAGGACGAAGCCGATCGCGCCGCCGTCGCCGAGCGCGGCGGACGCCGTGCGGGCGAGCCGTACCGCGCCGAGGAAGACCGACTCGAAGGCGGCCTGCCACTGGTCGTCGGTGTTGGCGGTGGGCGCTCCCGGGGGCGGGCCGCCGACGCTGACGAGGATGCCGTCGAGGCGGCCGAAGCGTTCGCGGGCCGTGTCGACCA
Proteins encoded in this region:
- a CDS encoding Asp23/Gls24 family envelope stress response protein, encoding MTESAQGNRPEPRTGESQGKTLGAKRGGGDPATRGRTTIADGVVEKIAGMAARDVVGVHAMGSGFARTLGAVRDRVPGGSKSVTRGVKAEVGEVQTALDLEIVVEYGVSIADLARAVRENVISAVERMTGLEVVEVNIAVSDVKLPDDEEDEDDEEPRLQ
- a CDS encoding Asp23/Gls24 family envelope stress response protein, whose product is MATVSPAAAAPGAAQPAVPAGERGATKIADRVVAKIAAQAAREALRDASTAHTDAHASVTVRRREGRRDFGEARVRVAVELGYPSDIGAQCGAVRRQVTQRVRELAGMSVPEVAVQIERLHAPQMERSGRGRVR
- a CDS encoding DUF6286 domain-containing protein — translated: MNDDDPDLRQTQRLPALDKSAGATAVPPGRGGSGAPSGHGQDHARTPGGPDGSGSADGPGHTGPGHTGPADSGQTPREETDGGGRARRFWAARRVPSTLVALVVLGAAGLLLYDVAAVRADRPAMAWRKRLATELATRHLDDVWVLAGAAVAVALGVWLLVLALTPGLRGVLPMRRTTPDVRGGLDRAAAALVLRDRAMEVPGVQSVRVAVGRRKAKARAVSHFRELDEVRSDLNTALGDGLRQLGLARRPALSVRVRRSAKR
- the amaP gene encoding alkaline shock response membrane anchor protein AmaP; the protein is MHKVLRTVNRVLLALTGLVLIVVGGTVLLGGFDVPRKAGFDLPTGGRWSRPDEVLLREPDRTRWTDSGWWWPVVIAALAVLVLLALWWLLSQFRRHRLREILVDSGDGEGAQLRGRAMENVLTAESESLDGVDRARVHLTGRRTEPRLRAGLALAPHAEPCAVVARLSSEAIHHARTSAGLERLPAEVRLRAVKHRAERVS
- a CDS encoding SDR family oxidoreductase; its protein translation is MDLGLTDRTYIVTGATRGLGFATARELVADGANVVLSGRSEESARAAAATLGDRAHGVAADNADPDAAARLVDTARERFGRLDGILVSVGGPPPGAPTANTDDQWQAAFESVFLGAVRLARTASAALGDGGAIGFVLSGSVHEPIAGLAISNGLRPGLAGYAKSLADELGPRGIRVFGVLPGRIATDRMTQLDALSGAPEESRARNSASIPLRRYGEPEEFGRTTAFLLSPAASYVTGVMVPVDGGARRGF